From Sporosarcina sp. 6E9, a single genomic window includes:
- a CDS encoding gluconate:H+ symporter → MPLIIVALGIIVLLVLIMKFNVNTFISLIVVSFMIAFALGMPFNEIVGTIQTGMGNTLGGIALVFGLGAILGKLIADAGGAQRIAMTLIEKFGEKRIQWAVVVAGFILGIALFFEVGLVLLIPIVYQIAKQLRISFFWLGLPMTTALSVTHAFLPPHPGPTVIAQQYDANVGLVLLYGFMIAIPIVIIAGPLFTIIARKLVPSAFEKEPTGSMASIGNAKQFNLEDTPGFGISAFTALFPVILMALSTIVVLFEDAMGVSGNWFFDLIGLIGAPTTVMLLSVLLALVTMGTARKIPMKQLMQSAESSIAAIGMMLLILGAGGSLKQVLLDGGVGDTVAQIFDGSTISPLILAWLIAALLRVAQGSATVAALTTAGLVIPLMAGTGVNVELMVLATGAGSIIASHVNDTGFWIVKESFGLTMKETFGTWTVLETLISVLGLGFVLLLSLFV, encoded by the coding sequence ATGCCGTTAATAATCGTTGCTTTAGGGATTATCGTATTACTCGTATTAATCATGAAATTTAATGTGAATACATTTATTTCATTAATCGTTGTTTCATTCATGATCGCATTTGCTTTAGGAATGCCGTTCAATGAAATCGTTGGTACTATTCAGACGGGTATGGGAAATACCCTAGGAGGAATTGCATTAGTCTTTGGACTTGGGGCAATTTTAGGTAAATTGATCGCAGATGCGGGCGGTGCGCAACGTATCGCCATGACATTAATTGAGAAATTTGGCGAGAAGAGAATTCAATGGGCAGTTGTTGTTGCCGGATTCATTCTCGGAATTGCCTTGTTCTTTGAAGTTGGTCTTGTATTATTAATTCCGATTGTTTATCAGATTGCTAAGCAATTAAGAATATCATTTTTCTGGTTAGGTCTACCGATGACGACTGCATTATCGGTGACACATGCATTTTTGCCGCCGCATCCAGGACCTACCGTTATTGCTCAACAATACGATGCAAACGTAGGATTAGTCTTGCTTTATGGTTTTATGATCGCGATTCCAATTGTCATTATCGCTGGACCACTATTTACAATCATTGCTAGAAAACTTGTTCCTTCTGCTTTTGAAAAGGAACCTACAGGAAGTATGGCTTCTATAGGGAATGCGAAACAATTTAACTTAGAAGATACGCCAGGTTTTGGTATCAGTGCGTTCACTGCTTTATTCCCAGTAATTTTGATGGCGCTTTCAACGATTGTTGTTTTATTCGAGGATGCCATGGGGGTATCAGGAAACTGGTTTTTTGACCTGATTGGATTAATCGGTGCGCCAACGACAGTTATGTTGCTCTCTGTATTACTTGCGTTAGTTACGATGGGGACTGCCAGAAAAATCCCGATGAAACAGCTCATGCAATCCGCGGAAAGTTCGATTGCGGCCATCGGTATGATGTTACTTATTCTTGGTGCCGGCGGGTCACTTAAACAAGTGTTATTAGATGGTGGGGTTGGTGATACCGTTGCGCAGATTTTTGATGGGAGTACAATTTCACCGCTAATTCTAGCTTGGCTTATCGCCGCTCTCTTAAGAGTCGCGCAAGGATCAGCGACAGTTGCTGCTTTGACAACAGCTGGACTCGTTATCCCATTGATGGCGGGTACGGGCGTTAACGTAGAGTTAATGGTGTTGGCAACGGGTGCCGGTAGTATCATTGCTTCTCACGTAAATGATACTGGTTTCTGGATTGTTAAAGAATCTTTCGGATTAACAATGAAAGAGACATTCGGAACTTGGACAGTTCTTGAAACACTTATATCAGTTCTAGGTCTTGGATTCGTTTTATTATTAAGCCTATTTGTATAA
- a CDS encoding zinc-binding alcohol dehydrogenase family protein: protein MKAVRIPEANVIEILEIPEPMIEQPDDVKVKIKRVGICGSDMHIYHGTNPLATYPRIVGHEVAGEIIEIGANVKNVAVGDHVVIEPIRYCGECYACKNGRPNVCKEVSVFGVHEDGGMREVAILSEKQVHKVNPEIDWDEAVMAEPYTIGAQATWRGNVQAGQTVFIQGAGPIGITVLKMAKLRGANVIISDYTNERLEFAKENGADHTINPSEVDVETKINEITHDEGANVVIDAVGLPQTFELSVNVASVAGNIVLLGFNATPSSIAQMEITKKELTITGSRLQTNQFGKVVELINDRKLTHNGLVTHKFPVSQIKEAFEFIEKNPQLVRKAIIEFE from the coding sequence ATGAAAGCGGTTAGAATTCCAGAAGCAAACGTCATTGAAATACTAGAGATTCCTGAACCAATGATAGAACAACCTGATGATGTAAAAGTGAAAATTAAAAGAGTTGGTATTTGTGGGTCAGATATGCATATTTATCACGGCACAAATCCGCTTGCGACGTACCCGAGAATTGTCGGACACGAAGTCGCTGGAGAAATAATAGAAATCGGCGCGAATGTAAAAAACGTAGCTGTTGGTGATCATGTCGTCATAGAACCCATTCGTTATTGCGGCGAATGTTACGCTTGTAAAAATGGCAGGCCGAATGTATGTAAAGAAGTGTCTGTATTTGGTGTCCATGAAGACGGCGGTATGAGAGAAGTGGCCATCCTATCGGAAAAGCAAGTGCATAAAGTGAATCCTGAAATTGATTGGGATGAGGCAGTAATGGCTGAACCTTATACAATCGGGGCCCAAGCAACATGGAGAGGGAACGTCCAAGCTGGACAAACTGTATTTATCCAAGGTGCTGGACCTATCGGGATAACGGTTCTTAAAATGGCGAAACTACGCGGGGCGAATGTTATTATTTCAGATTATACAAATGAAAGATTGGAATTTGCAAAAGAAAATGGCGCAGATCACACAATCAATCCTTCTGAAGTCGATGTAGAAACAAAAATCAATGAAATTACACATGATGAAGGTGCAAATGTTGTAATTGACGCGGTTGGTTTACCACAAACATTTGAGTTAAGTGTTAACGTGGCTTCAGTTGCAGGCAATATTGTTTTATTAGGTTTCAATGCGACACCATCCTCCATTGCTCAAATGGAAATTACAAAAAAAGAATTAACAATTACAGGTTCAAGATTGCAGACGAATCAATTTGGAAAAGTTGTTGAGCTAATCAATGATAGGAAATTAACGCATAATGGTTTAGTCACACATAAGTTTCCAGTCAGTCAAATTAAAGAAGCATTCGAGTTCATAGAAAAGAATCCTCAATTAGTTCGCAAAGCGATTATTGAGTTTGAGTGA
- a CDS encoding alanine racemase codes for MKFVELETPALLIDREVMLDNLKFMQNYANEEKVHLRPHTKTHKMPMVAKLQEELGANGITVAKVGEAEVMANHGLTDIFIANQIVGKSKIERIRKLAETINLSFGIDDPYHVNEIEAVFEGAANKAQVVVEIEVGENRSGVIEESAFRTLLASIQASRNVEFKGVFSHDGHSYKAENLDECREIFTRSVERTLRFAAIAEEVGMKPNVVSIGSTPSLMQNYEIPDGITEIRPGTYVLMDASQANVIGTYDRCAATILTTIISKPTTERVIADVGAKGITAQRRSIGITKTAGLGYIKSFDNVHISDVFDEHAIIYNQEFRDQVSIGDKVEIIPNHICPVCNLHEKAYLISNGEVVEELVVECRGKLQ; via the coding sequence ATGAAATTCGTTGAACTTGAGACACCTGCGCTATTAATCGATAGAGAAGTAATGTTAGATAATCTGAAGTTTATGCAGAACTATGCGAATGAAGAAAAAGTTCATTTACGACCGCACACAAAGACGCATAAGATGCCGATGGTGGCCAAGCTCCAGGAAGAGTTGGGTGCAAATGGAATTACTGTCGCAAAAGTGGGCGAGGCGGAAGTCATGGCGAACCACGGATTGACGGATATTTTCATTGCCAATCAAATCGTCGGTAAATCTAAAATCGAACGCATTCGAAAGTTGGCCGAAACAATTAACCTATCTTTTGGCATCGATGATCCTTACCATGTGAATGAAATCGAAGCTGTTTTCGAAGGCGCGGCGAATAAAGCCCAAGTCGTCGTGGAAATCGAAGTCGGGGAGAACCGATCGGGCGTAATTGAAGAAAGTGCTTTTCGTACATTGTTGGCGTCAATTCAAGCGAGTCGGAATGTAGAATTCAAAGGTGTGTTTTCTCATGATGGTCATTCCTATAAAGCTGAAAATCTGGATGAATGCAGGGAGATTTTTACCCGAAGTGTTGAACGAACTTTACGTTTTGCAGCGATTGCAGAAGAAGTAGGAATGAAACCAAACGTGGTTAGTATTGGTTCTACGCCGTCTCTTATGCAAAACTATGAGATTCCAGATGGCATTACAGAAATACGACCTGGCACTTATGTGTTAATGGACGCGTCTCAAGCAAATGTCATCGGTACATATGACCGTTGTGCAGCGACGATTCTGACAACGATAATCAGTAAACCTACTACTGAAAGAGTTATCGCGGATGTAGGCGCGAAAGGGATTACCGCGCAGAGAAGAAGTATAGGTATCACAAAAACGGCGGGTCTTGGGTACATTAAAAGCTTTGACAATGTCCATATTTCCGATGTTTTTGACGAGCATGCGATTATTTATAATCAAGAATTTCGTGATCAAGTGAGTATCGGTGATAAAGTCGAGATTATTCCAAATCATATTTGTCCCGTTTGTAATTTGCATGAGAAAGCGTACTTAATTTCCAATGGTGAAGTGGTTGAGGAATTAGTCGTTGAATGCCGAGGGAAATTGCAATAA
- a CDS encoding GntR family transcriptional regulator, whose product MARIETSLLTEQVYTILRDNIIGRIYTPGDKLDIHKLAEEFGVSRSPIKDAINQLVHEGLIEIIPRKGTYVTQLNFTEFIEVLEARLMIELWAAEKAIQNINDDELEEWGKIVESMDALLDVAPFPFDKYSKLDMKFHKTLIEWANNSKIKDVFSSFNTHVDLSRIVHSTSLESTIKRHKDHWNMYEAMKNRDLPTLATTLTLHIESLKNEAEERWDEVMTD is encoded by the coding sequence ATGGCTAGAATTGAAACTTCACTGTTAACTGAACAGGTTTACACGATTCTGCGCGACAATATTATCGGACGAATATACACACCCGGCGATAAGCTCGACATCCATAAACTAGCGGAAGAATTCGGAGTAAGTCGCTCACCAATTAAAGATGCTATCAACCAGTTAGTACATGAAGGGTTAATCGAAATCATTCCGCGTAAAGGAACCTATGTAACCCAATTAAACTTTACTGAATTTATCGAAGTACTCGAGGCCCGATTAATGATAGAATTATGGGCAGCCGAGAAAGCAATTCAAAACATCAATGATGATGAACTAGAAGAATGGGGCAAAATCGTTGAAAGCATGGATGCATTACTTGACGTGGCCCCCTTTCCTTTTGATAAATACAGCAAGTTAGATATGAAATTCCATAAAACACTTATTGAATGGGCAAACAACAGCAAAATCAAAGATGTATTCTCTTCGTTTAATACACATGTAGACTTATCTCGTATTGTCCATTCTACTTCTTTAGAGAGTACGATTAAAAGACATAAAGATCACTGGAACATGTATGAAGCGATGAAAAACCGAGATTTACCTACCCTTGCAACTACATTAACGTTGCATATTGAAAGTCTGAAAAATGAAGCTGAAGAGCGATGGGATGAAGTGATGACAGATTAA
- a CDS encoding NupC/NupG family nucleoside CNT transporter — translation MKFIFLLTGILLVFMVGYLVSNNRKEIKYKRILIMLAVQVVLVYLMMNTSVGLNIITSIGKFFEKLLEIADTGIQFVFGGLVNEGEMSFIFVALLPLVFLSVLIGILNYIKVLPLIIRYIGLALSKITGMGRLESYFAVSTAVLGQPEVFLTVLKQIPLLSPKRLYTICTSAMSAVSMAMLGAYMTMLEPKFVVTAVVLNIFSALIIANIINPYDLEEDEDLIEVEKDERVPFFQMVGDSVMDGFKLVVTVAAMLLGFIALMELVNVIFLGVFDVSFQTVIGFVFAPIAFLMGIPWGEAVQAGGIMATKLVTNEFVAMLSFGDLSETLSDKTVAIVSVYLVSFANFGTVGIVAGSIKSISEKQGNHVSKFALKLLLGATLASVISGTIMGIMM, via the coding sequence ATGAAATTCATCTTTTTACTAACAGGGATTCTCCTTGTTTTTATGGTCGGATATCTAGTTAGTAATAATAGAAAAGAAATCAAATATAAACGTATTCTGATTATGCTAGCTGTACAAGTCGTCTTAGTTTACTTGATGATGAATACAAGCGTAGGCTTGAATATCATAACGAGTATTGGTAAATTCTTTGAAAAGCTATTAGAGATAGCTGACACGGGAATTCAATTTGTATTTGGCGGTCTGGTAAATGAAGGTGAAATGTCATTTATTTTTGTAGCCTTATTACCGCTCGTTTTCTTGTCAGTCTTAATTGGCATTTTAAATTATATTAAAGTACTACCATTGATCATTAGATACATAGGTTTAGCTTTAAGTAAAATAACTGGAATGGGCAGGCTTGAAAGTTATTTTGCGGTATCGACTGCTGTGCTTGGACAACCTGAAGTGTTTTTAACCGTTCTCAAGCAAATTCCACTCCTATCGCCGAAAAGACTTTACACAATTTGTACGTCTGCGATGAGTGCGGTAAGTATGGCAATGCTTGGGGCTTACATGACAATGTTAGAACCCAAATTCGTTGTAACGGCAGTGGTATTGAATATTTTTAGTGCGCTAATCATAGCAAATATTATTAATCCTTATGATTTAGAGGAAGATGAGGATTTAATCGAAGTCGAAAAAGATGAACGAGTTCCTTTCTTCCAAATGGTTGGAGATAGTGTAATGGACGGTTTTAAGCTGGTTGTTACAGTAGCGGCTATGCTCTTAGGATTTATTGCTTTGATGGAATTGGTTAATGTGATTTTCTTAGGTGTGTTCGATGTTTCATTCCAAACGGTTATTGGTTTTGTTTTTGCACCAATTGCATTTTTAATGGGCATTCCATGGGGAGAAGCTGTACAAGCAGGTGGCATTATGGCTACCAAACTTGTTACGAATGAGTTTGTGGCCATGTTAAGTTTTGGTGATCTATCAGAGACGCTGTCTGATAAAACCGTTGCGATTGTATCGGTCTACTTGGTTAGCTTTGCAAACTTTGGTACTGTCGGTATTGTTGCAGGGTCCATTAAATCGATTAGTGAAAAACAAGGGAATCATGTGTCAAAGTTCGCTTTAAAGCTGCTGTTAGGGGCTACGTTGGCTTCTGTTATATCAGGAACGATTATGGGGATTATGATGTGA
- a CDS encoding aldo/keto reductase, with protein sequence MQIITLNNGIEIPQLGFGVWKIPDDEAENAVGQAINAGYRLIDTAKIYRNEVGVGKALATTNVPREDLFITTKLWNADQGYESTLEAFDESLEKLGLDYVDRYLIHWPTPAFDQYVETYKALETIYKEGRAKAIGVCNFDIEHLQRILTECEVVPAVNQVECHPYLQQKELKEFCKEHGIVLEAYSPLMNGTKVLQDPVIQEIANQHSKTPAQVILRWHLQEEIIAIPKTVTPSRMDENIDVFDFELSHADLDKIAALDRNEHHNAIPSEMNNR encoded by the coding sequence ATGCAAATCATTACATTAAACAATGGCATTGAGATTCCTCAGCTTGGGTTCGGCGTGTGGAAAATTCCCGACGACGAGGCTGAGAACGCGGTAGGACAGGCAATAAACGCTGGTTACCGTTTAATTGATACCGCTAAAATTTACAGAAATGAAGTCGGTGTTGGAAAAGCGCTTGCCACAACTAATGTGCCGCGCGAGGATTTATTCATCACGACGAAGCTTTGGAATGCGGATCAGGGCTATGAAAGTACATTAGAAGCATTCGATGAAAGCCTGGAAAAACTGGGTCTTGATTACGTGGATCGTTATTTAATCCATTGGCCAACCCCAGCTTTTGATCAATACGTAGAAACCTATAAAGCATTGGAAACAATATATAAAGAAGGCCGCGCAAAAGCGATTGGTGTTTGTAACTTCGACATCGAACATTTGCAGCGGATTCTCACCGAATGTGAAGTTGTACCAGCTGTCAACCAGGTGGAATGCCACCCGTATTTACAACAAAAAGAACTGAAAGAATTTTGTAAAGAACACGGCATTGTGCTTGAGGCATATAGTCCATTAATGAACGGCACCAAAGTATTACAAGATCCAGTCATTCAAGAAATCGCAAATCAACACAGTAAAACACCAGCACAGGTTATCCTACGCTGGCATCTTCAAGAAGAAATCATTGCCATTCCAAAAACAGTAACACCATCACGAATGGACGAAAATATTGATGTATTTGACTTTGAGTTGAGTCATGCAGACTTAGATAAAATTGCTGCACTAGACCGCAACGAGCACCATAATGCGATTCCTAGTGAAATGAATAACAGATAA
- the nagB gene encoding glucosamine-6-phosphate deaminase has protein sequence MKVIVVENYDEVSQEASQLVEEKVKGNGELVLGLATGSTPLGLYENLIDGHKTRNISYENVKTINLDEYLGLEKTHPASYNAFMYETLFKHVDVNLDQTYIPNGVPESAEEECARYEEVIDSIGPVGLQILGIGTNGHIGFNEPGTDPESLTHVVELNASTREDNARFFDSLDEVPTHAITMGIKSILKSEQIILMASGKSKADAIKTLLDSKENVNPDFPASYLWTHNDVTLIVDKDAYSQV, from the coding sequence ATGAAAGTAATAGTAGTTGAAAATTATGATGAGGTTAGTCAGGAAGCATCACAATTAGTAGAAGAAAAGGTTAAGGGAAATGGTGAGTTGGTACTTGGTTTAGCTACTGGTTCAACGCCGCTTGGACTATATGAAAATCTAATTGATGGCCATAAAACACGTAATATTTCTTATGAAAACGTGAAAACCATTAATCTGGATGAATATCTGGGATTGGAGAAAACGCATCCAGCAAGCTATAATGCGTTCATGTATGAGACGCTTTTCAAACATGTTGATGTGAATCTAGATCAAACCTATATCCCTAATGGCGTGCCGGAATCTGCTGAAGAGGAATGTGCGCGCTATGAAGAAGTAATCGACAGTATTGGTCCTGTCGGTCTGCAGATATTGGGCATCGGAACAAATGGTCATATCGGGTTTAACGAACCGGGAACAGATCCTGAAAGTCTAACGCATGTTGTCGAACTTAATGCTTCTACTAGGGAAGACAATGCGCGATTCTTTGACTCATTGGATGAAGTTCCAACGCATGCGATAACGATGGGCATAAAGTCAATTTTAAAAAGTGAACAAATTATTTTAATGGCCTCGGGGAAAAGTAAAGCTGATGCGATAAAAACGTTATTGGATTCAAAAGAAAACGTAAATCCGGATTTTCCCGCATCCTATTTATGGACGCATAATGATGTTACGCTTATTGTGGATAAGGATGCTTATTCGCAAGTTTAA
- a CDS encoding toxin regulator translates to MSKKNKSLLIGGGIALIIFMIIIGSISSSSARAKSELQIEIETQQSLVKERDLEIAKLNKIVEEAKPWFDLQEKERLEKVAEAEKKEAAKKAEEKAKAEAKKAEEKKKAAAAKKAAEKKAAEKAAKEAAAEAEAKKKAEEEERIGYDTGITYNQLARTPDDFEFKKVKFRGKVIQVIEGDGETQIRLAVNDNYDTILYAAYESDIVKSRILEDDMITIMGISGGLLSYESTNGGTITIPMVYVAKIAQ, encoded by the coding sequence TTGAGTAAGAAAAACAAGTCTTTACTTATTGGTGGCGGCATCGCATTAATCATTTTCATGATTATTATTGGGTCTATTTCAAGTTCGTCTGCCAGAGCTAAAAGTGAATTGCAGATAGAAATCGAAACACAACAAAGTTTAGTTAAAGAACGAGATTTGGAAATAGCGAAATTGAATAAAATCGTCGAAGAAGCGAAGCCCTGGTTTGACCTTCAAGAGAAGGAAAGACTAGAGAAAGTCGCAGAAGCAGAGAAGAAAGAAGCTGCGAAAAAGGCTGAAGAAAAAGCAAAGGCTGAAGCTAAAAAAGCTGAAGAAAAAAAGAAAGCGGCAGCAGCGAAAAAAGCAGCAGAAAAAAAAGCGGCAGAAAAAGCGGCTAAAGAAGCCGCCGCTGAAGCTGAAGCTAAGAAAAAAGCCGAAGAAGAAGAAAGAATTGGTTATGACACGGGTATCACATATAATCAGCTTGCAAGGACACCAGATGACTTTGAGTTTAAAAAAGTTAAGTTTCGCGGGAAAGTCATTCAAGTAATTGAAGGCGATGGCGAAACACAAATCCGACTTGCTGTGAATGATAATTATGACACAATCCTTTACGCGGCCTATGAATCAGATATCGTGAAATCCAGAATACTGGAAGACGATATGATAACAATTATGGGGATTTCAGGCGGCCTACTCTCCTACGAATCTACCAATGGCGGAACAATAACAATCCCGATGGTTTACGTGGCTAAAATTGCTCAGTAA
- the nagA gene encoding N-acetylglucosamine-6-phosphate deacetylase, with amino-acid sequence MVQTLLISNITIADSKRERFIGDVLLDNGKIIEVSSSIKKDADIHVDAKDKGWILVPGFIDIHIHGASGFDVMDGTQEALNGLAGALPREGTTSFLATTMTQTEDGIENALKNASLFNADATQAEMLGIHLEGPFISAKRAGAQPIEHITLPSISLFEQWQKLSGNRIKLVTIAPEVDHGLAFIEAVTANQVVASLGHTDATYEEVSEAVKAGARHVTHLYNQMSPFHHRDPGVVGAALLEKPLMVELIVDFIHSHPKSVELAYRQKGASGIILITDAMRAKGLAPGTYDLGGQDVAVTENDARLADGTLAGSILTMENAAKNMKAATDCTLSELVAMTSTNAAKQLGLSNKGVIASGKDADLTIIDRDWNVQMTICSGNIAYTRGK; translated from the coding sequence ATGGTGCAGACTTTATTAATCTCGAATATTACCATTGCTGATTCAAAAAGAGAGCGCTTTATTGGAGACGTTTTACTGGATAATGGTAAAATCATTGAAGTTTCGTCTTCTATAAAGAAAGATGCGGACATTCACGTTGATGCGAAAGATAAAGGATGGATTCTCGTCCCGGGTTTTATAGACATACATATCCACGGTGCATCGGGCTTTGATGTAATGGACGGGACGCAGGAAGCTTTAAATGGCTTGGCGGGTGCGCTTCCTCGTGAAGGCACGACGAGTTTTTTAGCGACGACGATGACGCAGACGGAAGATGGAATCGAAAACGCACTCAAGAATGCAAGTCTATTTAATGCCGATGCGACACAAGCTGAGATGCTAGGTATCCATTTGGAAGGACCATTCATATCGGCCAAAAGAGCAGGTGCACAACCGATTGAGCATATTACGTTGCCTTCGATTTCATTATTCGAGCAGTGGCAAAAATTGAGTGGCAATCGGATTAAACTTGTGACAATTGCGCCTGAAGTGGATCACGGGTTAGCCTTTATTGAAGCGGTGACTGCAAATCAGGTGGTTGCATCATTGGGGCATACAGATGCAACTTATGAAGAAGTAAGTGAAGCGGTTAAGGCGGGTGCACGGCATGTGACGCATTTATATAACCAGATGAGTCCTTTTCATCATCGCGATCCTGGTGTTGTGGGCGCGGCCTTGTTGGAAAAGCCTTTGATGGTTGAATTAATTGTCGATTTTATACATAGTCATCCAAAGTCGGTTGAACTTGCTTACCGTCAAAAAGGAGCGAGTGGCATTATTCTTATTACGGATGCGATGCGCGCAAAAGGTCTTGCGCCTGGTACGTATGATTTGGGTGGACAAGATGTCGCGGTCACAGAGAATGATGCACGACTAGCTGATGGCACACTTGCCGGAAGCATATTGACGATGGAAAATGCAGCGAAAAATATGAAGGCGGCAACGGATTGTACATTATCCGAACTTGTTGCCATGACATCGACAAATGCAGCAAAACAGCTTGGACTTTCCAATAAAGGAGTAATCGCATCAGGAAAAGATGCAGACTTAACAATTATCGATCGTGACTGGAATGTTCAAATGACAATTTGTAGTGGTAATATCGCATATACGAGGGGGAAGTAA